Proteins encoded in a region of the Esox lucius isolate fEsoLuc1 chromosome 9, fEsoLuc1.pri, whole genome shotgun sequence genome:
- the rasal3 gene encoding ras GTPase-activating protein nGAP isoform X1, producing MGTNQKAESERAAQQIPEESVEKDKEAPAEPPQEPSSPPDDVDPLNTYKWHTGTKAATQDVARDGEGAAPTPSTTTSEKVEKSTTATKWSNKMQNWRKALSEDPGDRTASSSRGGETPRPEKNPASKKNPFRRALSEPPGSLFATQSPSLPAQGASGPGPVVEATGTSQADAPQKGGGGAFIRKYMRTVSQKLKRPRLLSRNSNSALLQDVGASEPAPAVQELPRLPWVPPQEVPVWDINNCVLEDGQILITPEDEPVMWTRNRVSSCLSNLSMQNLADINLECSPDHMAPTGGPRMKGQDGGVRGLIKRRFYGGGMRKSNTQLNNIGRSRLHGSRESVSIPVSNAGSLDLSADTSTVIRPVHSSILGEKYCFEVINSENNHCFGCTSAAERDRWIEDLRRAAQPNKDNCERTENSLSLWVNEAKDLLPKRRYYCELHLDGTLFARTSSRAVGKSSQCSSLAGDGAAGASSGGLGGSGGAAGGCQLFWGELFELDNLPSISQLTLHIFRDEESKKKRHSRDESTLHPLGSVTIPLADIRGRAFQEKWHPIIPYKASGTGGTKEQLGPQASLRIKARFQNLQVLPIEKYKEFAEYVTVDYVGMCSNLQPLLSVREKEELAGALVHVLQSIGKAKEFLIALGSEEVERLGEKEALIFRENTLATKAIDEYMKLVGQRYLIDTLGEFIARLYTSVESCEVDPRKCSASELSNNQRNLRESCEEVVQKITEMHGSFPEELNRIFSSWVELCEEQGRPEIGQRLISASLFLRFLCPAILSPSLFGLTQPYPEPATLRTLTLTAKVIQNLANFTLFGEKEEYMLFMNDFLQQHWERMRSFLQTVSSPDIEITMTSFDGYVDLPLRLAVLHNLLVDIISPMEQVGISQLGQKQGGAMKKLKVSTDTIDKLHPLPWILNQITESLGPDIQRIAVNSNIAQSKPTYVPPKDLGKYSPLHNSLQQLPTDAKAGHRKESFQRGNRDRRSGRERKPVSRTQSAPHRRPVQPKQPLRRQSSTENLPLDDQEAEQETNPPLDISSPQNSVGVKAPPAPVPWIKVAHSNEPYEMKTENEQINLLDRHTQELSELRLGVEQVTERELEMAKRLEDFIVQSQDQNAFLLAEVNELRNLLALREEQLASATFRLGVIEEEREEDERKMNVAMAAAERMNVLEEQFADLMKERQQFGGNYIGVQSNVQYPEIGANHVNSN from the exons ATGGGGACCAACCAGAAGGCCGAATCTGAACGAGCAGCTCAACAGATACCAGAGGAGTCCGTAGAGAAAGACAAGGAGGCTCCAGCGGAACCTCCTCAGGAGCCCTCCTCTCCCCCGGACGATGTGGACCCTCTCAACACCTACAAGTGGCACACGGGCACCAAGGCCGCGACCCAGGATGTGGCGAGAGACGGCGAAGGCGCAGCGCCAACGCCATCAACAACAACCTCCGAGAAGGTGGAAAAGAGCACCACCGCCACAAAATGGAGTAACAAGATGCAGAATTGGCGGAAAGCCCTGAGCGAGGATCCCGGGGACAGGACTGCATCGTCCAGCCGAGGGGGGGAGACCCCCCGGCCCGAGAAGAACCCGGCGTCCAAGAAGAACCCCTTCAGAAGGGCCCTGTCTGAACCTCCGGGGTCGCTGTTCGCCACCCAGTCCCCGTCTTTGCCCGCCCAGGGTGCGTCGGGACCGGGGCCCGTCGTGGAGGCAACAGGGACATCCCAAGCGGACGCGCCGCAAAAGGGGGGCGGTGGGGCCTTCATCAGGAAGTACATGCGCACCGTCTCGCAGAAGCTCAAGAGACCACGGCTGCTGAGCAGAAACAGCAACTCAGCCCTCCTCCAAG atgTAGGTGCGAGTGAACCTGCACCAGCTGTGCAAGAGCTCCCCAGACTTCCATGGGTTCCTCCCCAGGAAGTCCCAGTTTGGGACATCAACAACTGTGTCCTGGAGGACGGACAGATCCTCATCACCCCAGAGGACGAG CCAGTAATGTGGACCCGGAACAGAGTCAGCAGCTGTCTGTCAAACCTCAGCATGCAGAACCTGGCAGATATCAACTTGG AATGCAGCCCTGACCACATGGCCCCCACTGGTGGCCCCAGGATGAAGGGCCAAGACGGAGGCGTGAGG GGGCTGATCAAGCGGCGTTTCTATGGTGGAGGCATGCGAAAGAGCAACACGCAGTTAAACAACATTGGGCGGAGCAG GCTCCATGGTTCACGAGAGTCTGTGTCCATCCCAGTGAGCAATGCCGGAAGCCTGGATCTGAGCGCAGACACCAGCACGGTTATCAGGCCTGTACACAGCTCCATCCTGGGGGAGAAATACTGCTTTGAA GTCATAAACTCTGAGAACAACCATTGTTTTGGATGCACCTCAGCTGCTGAGAGGGACCGCTGGATAGAGGACCTGAGAAGAGCCGCCCAGCCCAATAAG GACAACTGTGAGCGGACAGAGAACTCCCTCAGCCTGTGGGTGAATGAGGCCAAGGACCTGCTCCCCAAGAGGCGCTACTACTGTGAGCTGCACCTGGACGGCACCTTGTTTGCGCGCACCAGCAGCAGAGCTGTGGGCAAGTCGTCCCAATGCTCCAGCTTGGCTGGCGATGGCGCTGCTGGAGCCTCGAGCGGAGGCCTTGGAGGCAGCGGCGGGGCGGCTGGTGGCtgccagctcttctggggggagtTATTCGAGCTAGATAACTTGCCGTCAATATCCCAGTTAACGTTGCACATCTTTCGTGATGAAGAGTCCAAAAAGAAACGTCACTCCCGCGATGAGTCCACTCTGCACCCCTTGGGCAGTGTCACCATACCGCTGGCCGACATCAGGGGCAGGGCCTTCCAGGAGAAGTGGCACCCGATCATCCCCTACAAGGCGTCTGGTACCGGAGGGACCAAAGAACAACTGGGACCTCAGGCTTCGCTGCGCATCAAGGCCCGCTTTCAGAACCTGCAAGTGCTGCCCATCGAGAAGTACAAGGAGTTTGCGGAGTACGTGACGGTGGATTACGTGGGCATGTGCAGTAACCTACAGCCACTGCTCTCCGtcagggagaaggaggagctgGCTGGGGCACTGGTCCACGTCTTGCAGAGCATCGGCAAGGCCAAG GAGTTTCTCATCGCGTTGGGAAGTGAAGAGGTGGAGCGCCTTGGGGAGAAGGAAGCGCTGATCTTCAGAGAGAACACTTTGGCCACCAAGGCCATTGATGAATATATGAAGCTGGTTGGGCAGAGGTATCTCATTGACACTCTTG GGGAATTTATTGCTAGACTGTACACCTCCGTGGAGAGCTGCGAAGTGGATCCTCGCAAATGCTCTGCTTCGGAGCTCTCAAACAACCAGCGGAACCTGAGGGAAAGCTGTGAGGAGGTGGTGCAGAAGATCACAGAGATGCATGG CTCGTTCCCTGAAGAGCTGAACAGGATCTTTTCCAGCTGGGTGGAGCTGTGCGAGGAGCAGGGGAGACCTGAAATCGGCCAACGCCTTATCTCTGCCTCGCTCTTTCTACGTTTTCTGTGTCCTGCCATTCTCAGCCCCTCCCTGTTTGGTCTCACACAGCCCTATCCAGAGCCGGCCACCTTACGAACCCTCACCCTAACTGCCAAGGTTATCCAAAACCTGGCCAACTTCACCTT GTTTGGGGAGAAGGAGGAGTATATGTTGTTCATGAATGACTTCCTACAGCAGCACTGGGAGAGAATGAGGAGTTTCCTTCAGACTGTTTCCAGCCCTGACATAGAGATCACAATGACATCATTCGATGGCTACGTGGACTTGCCTTTACGCTTGGCTGTCCTGCATAACCTGCTGGTCGACATCATTTCCCCAATGGAGCAGGTGGGCATAAGTCAACTTGGCCAAAAACAGGGCGGGGCTATGAAAAAGCTGAAAGTTTCCACG GACACCATAGACAAACTGCATCCATTACCTTGGATCCTGAACCAAATAACAGAATCGCTAGGCCCTGACATCCAGCGGATCGCTGTTAACAG CAACATTGCTCAATCCAAGCCGACCTATGTGCCCCCTAAAGACCTGGGCAAGTACAGCCCTCTGCACAACTCCCTGCAGCAGCTGCCCACGGATGCGAAGGCTGGCCATCGTAAGGAGAGTTTTCAGAGGGGCAATCGGGACAGGAGAAGTGGACGAGAAAGgaagccagtctccagaaccCAGAGTGCTCCCCACAGGCGACCGGTGCAACCAAAGCAACCGCTAAGGAGACAGAGCAGCACCGAGAATCTACCGCTCGATGACCAAGAGGCTGAGCAGGAGACCAACCCTCCGCTAGACATTTCGTCACCACAGAAC AGTGTTGGTGTCAAGGCTCCACCTGCTCCGGTCCCTTGGATCAAAGTGGCTCACAGCAATGAGCCATatgagatgaagacagagaacGAACAGATCAACCTTCTGGACAGG CATACCCAGGAGCTGTCGGAGCTCCGCTTGGGGGTGGAGCAGGTGACGGAGCGTGAGTTGGAGATGGCCAAGCGGCTCGAGGACTTCATTGTCCAAAGCCAAGATCAGAATGCCTTCCTTCTGGCCGAGGTCAATGAGCTGCGGAATCTCCTGGCTTTGCGCGAGGAACAGCTTGCCAGCGCCACCTTCAG GCTGGGAGTTAtcgaggaagagagggaggaggatgaAAGGAAGATGAACGTTGCCATGGCAGCAGCTGAACGAATGAATGTACTG GAGGAGCAGTTTGCAGATCTGATGAAGGAAAGGCAGCAGTTTGGTGGAAACTATATAGGTGTTCAGAGCAATGTACAGTACCCTGAGATCGGGGCCAATCATGTTAACAGCAACTGA
- the rasal3 gene encoding RAS protein activator like-3 isoform X2 has protein sequence MGTNQKAESERAAQQIPEESVEKDKEAPAEPPQEPSSPPDDVDPLNTYKWHTGTKAATQDVARDGEGAAPTPSTTTSEKVEKSTTATKWSNKMQNWRKALSEDPGDRTASSSRGGETPRPEKNPASKKNPFRRALSEPPGSLFATQSPSLPAQGASGPGPVVEATGTSQADAPQKGGGGAFIRKYMRTVSQKLKRPRLLSRNSNSALLQDVGASEPAPAVQELPRLPWVPPQEVPVWDINNCVLEDGQILITPEDEPVMWTRNRVSSCLSNLSMQNLADINLECSPDHMAPTGGPRMKGQDGGVRGLIKRRFYGGGMRKSNTQLNNIGRSRLHGSRESVSIPVSNAGSLDLSADTSTVIRPVHSSILGEKYCFEVINSENNHCFGCTSAAERDRWIEDLRRAAQPNKDNCERTENSLSLWVNEAKDLLPKRRYYCELHLDGTLFARTSSRAVGKSSQCSSLAGDGAAGASSGGLGGSGGAAGGCQLFWGELFELDNLPSISQLTLHIFRDEESKKKRHSRDESTLHPLGSVTIPLADIRGRAFQEKWHPIIPYKASGTGGTKEQLGPQASLRIKARFQNLQVLPIEKYKEFAEYVTVDYVGMCSNLQPLLSVREKEELAGALVHVLQSIGKAKEFLIALGSEEVERLGEKEALIFRENTLATKAIDEYMKLVGQRYLIDTLGEFIARLYTSVESCEVDPRKCSASELSNNQRNLRESCEEVVQKITEMHGSFPEELNRIFSSWVELCEEQGRPEIGQRLISASLFLRFLCPAILSPSLFGLTQPYPEPATLRTLTLTAKVIQNLANFTLFGEKEEYMLFMNDFLQQHWERMRSFLQTVSSPDIEITMTSFDGYVDLPLRLAVLHNLLVDIISPMEQDTIDKLHPLPWILNQITESLGPDIQRIAVNSNIAQSKPTYVPPKDLGKYSPLHNSLQQLPTDAKAGHRKESFQRGNRDRRSGRERKPVSRTQSAPHRRPVQPKQPLRRQSSTENLPLDDQEAEQETNPPLDISSPQNSVGVKAPPAPVPWIKVAHSNEPYEMKTENEQINLLDRHTQELSELRLGVEQVTERELEMAKRLEDFIVQSQDQNAFLLAEVNELRNLLALREEQLASATFRLGVIEEEREEDERKMNVAMAAAERMNVLEEQFADLMKERQQFGGNYIGVQSNVQYPEIGANHVNSN, from the exons ATGGGGACCAACCAGAAGGCCGAATCTGAACGAGCAGCTCAACAGATACCAGAGGAGTCCGTAGAGAAAGACAAGGAGGCTCCAGCGGAACCTCCTCAGGAGCCCTCCTCTCCCCCGGACGATGTGGACCCTCTCAACACCTACAAGTGGCACACGGGCACCAAGGCCGCGACCCAGGATGTGGCGAGAGACGGCGAAGGCGCAGCGCCAACGCCATCAACAACAACCTCCGAGAAGGTGGAAAAGAGCACCACCGCCACAAAATGGAGTAACAAGATGCAGAATTGGCGGAAAGCCCTGAGCGAGGATCCCGGGGACAGGACTGCATCGTCCAGCCGAGGGGGGGAGACCCCCCGGCCCGAGAAGAACCCGGCGTCCAAGAAGAACCCCTTCAGAAGGGCCCTGTCTGAACCTCCGGGGTCGCTGTTCGCCACCCAGTCCCCGTCTTTGCCCGCCCAGGGTGCGTCGGGACCGGGGCCCGTCGTGGAGGCAACAGGGACATCCCAAGCGGACGCGCCGCAAAAGGGGGGCGGTGGGGCCTTCATCAGGAAGTACATGCGCACCGTCTCGCAGAAGCTCAAGAGACCACGGCTGCTGAGCAGAAACAGCAACTCAGCCCTCCTCCAAG atgTAGGTGCGAGTGAACCTGCACCAGCTGTGCAAGAGCTCCCCAGACTTCCATGGGTTCCTCCCCAGGAAGTCCCAGTTTGGGACATCAACAACTGTGTCCTGGAGGACGGACAGATCCTCATCACCCCAGAGGACGAG CCAGTAATGTGGACCCGGAACAGAGTCAGCAGCTGTCTGTCAAACCTCAGCATGCAGAACCTGGCAGATATCAACTTGG AATGCAGCCCTGACCACATGGCCCCCACTGGTGGCCCCAGGATGAAGGGCCAAGACGGAGGCGTGAGG GGGCTGATCAAGCGGCGTTTCTATGGTGGAGGCATGCGAAAGAGCAACACGCAGTTAAACAACATTGGGCGGAGCAG GCTCCATGGTTCACGAGAGTCTGTGTCCATCCCAGTGAGCAATGCCGGAAGCCTGGATCTGAGCGCAGACACCAGCACGGTTATCAGGCCTGTACACAGCTCCATCCTGGGGGAGAAATACTGCTTTGAA GTCATAAACTCTGAGAACAACCATTGTTTTGGATGCACCTCAGCTGCTGAGAGGGACCGCTGGATAGAGGACCTGAGAAGAGCCGCCCAGCCCAATAAG GACAACTGTGAGCGGACAGAGAACTCCCTCAGCCTGTGGGTGAATGAGGCCAAGGACCTGCTCCCCAAGAGGCGCTACTACTGTGAGCTGCACCTGGACGGCACCTTGTTTGCGCGCACCAGCAGCAGAGCTGTGGGCAAGTCGTCCCAATGCTCCAGCTTGGCTGGCGATGGCGCTGCTGGAGCCTCGAGCGGAGGCCTTGGAGGCAGCGGCGGGGCGGCTGGTGGCtgccagctcttctggggggagtTATTCGAGCTAGATAACTTGCCGTCAATATCCCAGTTAACGTTGCACATCTTTCGTGATGAAGAGTCCAAAAAGAAACGTCACTCCCGCGATGAGTCCACTCTGCACCCCTTGGGCAGTGTCACCATACCGCTGGCCGACATCAGGGGCAGGGCCTTCCAGGAGAAGTGGCACCCGATCATCCCCTACAAGGCGTCTGGTACCGGAGGGACCAAAGAACAACTGGGACCTCAGGCTTCGCTGCGCATCAAGGCCCGCTTTCAGAACCTGCAAGTGCTGCCCATCGAGAAGTACAAGGAGTTTGCGGAGTACGTGACGGTGGATTACGTGGGCATGTGCAGTAACCTACAGCCACTGCTCTCCGtcagggagaaggaggagctgGCTGGGGCACTGGTCCACGTCTTGCAGAGCATCGGCAAGGCCAAG GAGTTTCTCATCGCGTTGGGAAGTGAAGAGGTGGAGCGCCTTGGGGAGAAGGAAGCGCTGATCTTCAGAGAGAACACTTTGGCCACCAAGGCCATTGATGAATATATGAAGCTGGTTGGGCAGAGGTATCTCATTGACACTCTTG GGGAATTTATTGCTAGACTGTACACCTCCGTGGAGAGCTGCGAAGTGGATCCTCGCAAATGCTCTGCTTCGGAGCTCTCAAACAACCAGCGGAACCTGAGGGAAAGCTGTGAGGAGGTGGTGCAGAAGATCACAGAGATGCATGG CTCGTTCCCTGAAGAGCTGAACAGGATCTTTTCCAGCTGGGTGGAGCTGTGCGAGGAGCAGGGGAGACCTGAAATCGGCCAACGCCTTATCTCTGCCTCGCTCTTTCTACGTTTTCTGTGTCCTGCCATTCTCAGCCCCTCCCTGTTTGGTCTCACACAGCCCTATCCAGAGCCGGCCACCTTACGAACCCTCACCCTAACTGCCAAGGTTATCCAAAACCTGGCCAACTTCACCTT GTTTGGGGAGAAGGAGGAGTATATGTTGTTCATGAATGACTTCCTACAGCAGCACTGGGAGAGAATGAGGAGTTTCCTTCAGACTGTTTCCAGCCCTGACATAGAGATCACAATGACATCATTCGATGGCTACGTGGACTTGCCTTTACGCTTGGCTGTCCTGCATAACCTGCTGGTCGACATCATTTCCCCAATGGAGCAG GACACCATAGACAAACTGCATCCATTACCTTGGATCCTGAACCAAATAACAGAATCGCTAGGCCCTGACATCCAGCGGATCGCTGTTAACAG CAACATTGCTCAATCCAAGCCGACCTATGTGCCCCCTAAAGACCTGGGCAAGTACAGCCCTCTGCACAACTCCCTGCAGCAGCTGCCCACGGATGCGAAGGCTGGCCATCGTAAGGAGAGTTTTCAGAGGGGCAATCGGGACAGGAGAAGTGGACGAGAAAGgaagccagtctccagaaccCAGAGTGCTCCCCACAGGCGACCGGTGCAACCAAAGCAACCGCTAAGGAGACAGAGCAGCACCGAGAATCTACCGCTCGATGACCAAGAGGCTGAGCAGGAGACCAACCCTCCGCTAGACATTTCGTCACCACAGAAC AGTGTTGGTGTCAAGGCTCCACCTGCTCCGGTCCCTTGGATCAAAGTGGCTCACAGCAATGAGCCATatgagatgaagacagagaacGAACAGATCAACCTTCTGGACAGG CATACCCAGGAGCTGTCGGAGCTCCGCTTGGGGGTGGAGCAGGTGACGGAGCGTGAGTTGGAGATGGCCAAGCGGCTCGAGGACTTCATTGTCCAAAGCCAAGATCAGAATGCCTTCCTTCTGGCCGAGGTCAATGAGCTGCGGAATCTCCTGGCTTTGCGCGAGGAACAGCTTGCCAGCGCCACCTTCAG GCTGGGAGTTAtcgaggaagagagggaggaggatgaAAGGAAGATGAACGTTGCCATGGCAGCAGCTGAACGAATGAATGTACTG GAGGAGCAGTTTGCAGATCTGATGAAGGAAAGGCAGCAGTTTGGTGGAAACTATATAGGTGTTCAGAGCAATGTACAGTACCCTGAGATCGGGGCCAATCATGTTAACAGCAACTGA